One Spiribacter halobius DNA segment encodes these proteins:
- a CDS encoding DUF192 domain-containing protein, translated as MNWYRRIFLGGLIGAVVLLASQLFPGQTPAQFAGPEAWHAMGHGIVRIQPTGGEPRELPVRIADDARERAQGMQHIPAAAIRQHPIWFDFPEPRVTGWHMRNVRLALDIAYVDAEGVVIGVERMEPGGTGYGTDRPIAAALEVAAGQAERLGIRRGTRLELLE; from the coding sequence ATGAACTGGTATCGACGCATTTTTCTGGGTGGGCTCATCGGCGCCGTGGTGCTGCTGGCGAGCCAGCTCTTCCCGGGCCAGACACCGGCCCAGTTCGCCGGCCCCGAGGCCTGGCACGCCATGGGGCACGGCATCGTGCGCATCCAGCCAACCGGGGGCGAGCCGCGGGAGCTGCCGGTGCGCATCGCCGACGATGCCCGCGAGCGCGCCCAGGGCATGCAGCACATTCCCGCGGCGGCCATTCGCCAGCACCCGATCTGGTTCGACTTCCCCGAGCCCCGGGTCACCGGCTGGCACATGCGCAATGTCCGGCTCGCGCTGGACATCGCCTACGTCGATGCCGAAGGGGTCGTGATCGGGGTCGAGCGCATGGAACCGGGCGGTACCGGCTACGGCACCGACCGGCCCATCGCCGCGGCCCTGGAGGTCGCCGCGGGTCAGGCCGAGCGCCTCGGCATCCGCCGCGGCACCCGCCTCGAGCTGCTGGAATAG
- a CDS encoding 6-phosphofructokinase — protein sequence MPKNAFYAQSGGVTAVINATACGVIETARAHPQEIGTVYAGAHGILGALQEELIDTAEESAETIAALRHTPAGAFGSARYKLKGLEENRAQYERLIEVFRAHDIGYFFYNGGGDSQDTAHKVSRLGEHLGYPITCIGIPKTVDNDLPGTDSCPGFGSVAKYIAVATREAGLDVASMARTSTKVFILETMGRHAGWIAAASALAREEEGDPPHVILLPEVPFEQQRFLERVRASVERFGYCVVVVSEGVRTADGGFLSDQGSRDAFGHVQLGGVAPVVAAMVKEGLGYKYHYAIADYLQRAARHIASATDVEQAYAMGRAAVELALAGRNAVMPTIVRESDEPYRWRVGEAALEDVANVEASMPAEYIDDSGFFVTEACLRYLRPLIAGEDYPPYVNGLPAYARLRRRLVEKRLPAFEA from the coding sequence ATGCCGAAGAATGCCTTCTATGCCCAGTCCGGCGGGGTAACTGCCGTCATCAACGCCACCGCCTGCGGCGTCATCGAGACCGCGCGGGCGCATCCGCAGGAGATCGGGACCGTCTACGCCGGGGCTCACGGCATCCTCGGCGCGCTCCAGGAAGAGCTCATCGATACCGCCGAGGAATCCGCCGAGACCATCGCCGCGCTGCGGCACACGCCGGCGGGGGCCTTCGGCTCCGCGCGCTACAAGCTGAAGGGCCTGGAGGAGAACCGGGCCCAGTATGAGCGCCTGATCGAAGTCTTCCGCGCCCACGACATCGGCTACTTCTTCTACAACGGCGGCGGCGACTCCCAGGACACCGCCCACAAGGTCTCCCGGCTCGGCGAGCACCTGGGCTACCCGATTACCTGCATCGGCATTCCGAAGACCGTGGACAACGACCTGCCGGGCACCGACAGCTGCCCGGGCTTCGGCTCCGTGGCCAAGTACATCGCCGTCGCCACCCGCGAGGCGGGGCTCGATGTCGCCTCCATGGCGCGCACCTCCACAAAGGTCTTCATCCTCGAGACCATGGGGCGCCATGCCGGGTGGATCGCCGCAGCCTCGGCCCTGGCGCGGGAGGAAGAGGGGGATCCGCCCCATGTGATCCTGCTGCCGGAGGTGCCCTTCGAGCAGCAGCGCTTCCTCGAGCGGGTGCGCGCCAGCGTGGAGCGCTTCGGCTACTGCGTGGTGGTGGTCTCCGAGGGGGTGCGCACGGCGGACGGCGGCTTCCTCTCCGACCAGGGCTCGCGGGATGCCTTCGGCCACGTGCAGCTCGGTGGGGTGGCGCCGGTGGTGGCGGCGATGGTGAAGGAGGGGCTCGGCTACAAGTACCACTACGCCATCGCGGACTACCTGCAGCGCGCCGCCCGCCACATCGCCTCGGCGACGGACGTGGAGCAGGCTTACGCCATGGGCCGGGCCGCGGTGGAGCTGGCGCTCGCCGGGCGCAATGCGGTGATGCCCACCATCGTGCGCGAGTCCGACGAGCCCTACCGCTGGCGGGTCGGCGAGGCGGCGCTGGAGGATGTCGCCAACGTCGAGGCGAGCATGCCCGCGGAGTACATCGACGACAGCGGCTTCTTCGTCACCGAGGCCTGTCTGCGCTACCTGCGCCCGCTGATCGCCGGCGAGGACTATCCGCCCTACGTCAACGGACTCCCCGCCTACGCCCGCCTGCGCCGGCGGCTGGTGGAAAAGCGCCTGCCCGCCTTCGAGGCCTAG
- a CDS encoding monovalent cation:proton antiporter-2 (CPA2) family protein, with amino-acid sequence MDTTLLGQVVIFLAAAVLLVPLFTRIGLGAVLGYLAAGVLIGPSLLAIIDDADAVLRFSQVGIALLLFVIGLELQPTRLRVMRRPVFLLGGLQVLLTGSVLALAAAALGLAALPAAVVGVSLALSSTPLVLQLLAERDELQTAHGRHGFALLLFQDLAAIPALAVLPLLAARGDMARPPGELALEAAWALGAVLALVLGGRWVLRPAFRLAASARSREIFTAAALLVVIGSALLMDASGLSMALGAFLAGVLLADSEYRHEIEADIEPFKGLLLGLFFMAVGMTADLGLLRDAPGAVIGLAAGLLALKALTIALAARLYGLPGRDATDLGVLLAQGGEFGFVLLTAAAAEGVLGAGLVDRLVLAIALSMAATPLLFAASVRWLRPRLAARRRRRFDVPEEHAPEVIIAGFGRFGQIVGRVLRGLRIPYTVLEVNPEQVDLVRRYGNTAYYGDASRLDVLRSAGAEQARILVLAMDDVEASVRTAKLVHRHFPGLRVFARARDRHHSHLLTNAGVTWVIRETLLSSLELTRGVLAALGLPADQAERAVVTFREQDAQALERQRAVFRDEQELIQSVQAAARELEALYEADDALPDPGEALPGDRNGGDARTDRQ; translated from the coding sequence ATGGATACGACGCTGCTGGGTCAGGTGGTGATCTTCCTCGCCGCGGCCGTGCTGCTGGTGCCGCTGTTCACGCGCATCGGCCTCGGTGCGGTACTCGGCTACCTCGCCGCGGGGGTGCTGATCGGCCCGTCGCTGCTGGCGATCATCGACGATGCCGATGCCGTCCTGCGTTTCTCCCAGGTAGGCATCGCGCTGCTGCTGTTCGTCATCGGCCTGGAGCTCCAGCCCACGCGGCTGCGGGTCATGCGCCGGCCGGTATTCCTGCTCGGCGGCCTGCAGGTGCTGCTGACGGGCAGCGTGCTCGCCCTCGCCGCCGCCGCGCTGGGGCTCGCGGCGCTGCCGGCGGCAGTGGTGGGGGTGAGCCTGGCGCTGTCGTCGACGCCCCTGGTGCTGCAGCTGCTGGCCGAGCGGGACGAGCTGCAGACCGCCCATGGCCGCCACGGTTTCGCGCTGCTGCTGTTCCAGGACCTCGCCGCCATCCCGGCGCTGGCGGTGCTGCCATTGCTGGCCGCCCGCGGCGACATGGCCCGGCCGCCGGGCGAGCTGGCGCTGGAGGCCGCCTGGGCCCTGGGCGCCGTGCTCGCGCTGGTGCTGGGCGGGCGCTGGGTGCTGCGCCCGGCCTTCCGCCTCGCGGCGAGCGCCCGCAGCCGGGAGATCTTCACCGCCGCGGCGCTGCTGGTGGTGATCGGCTCTGCCCTGCTGATGGACGCCTCCGGACTGTCCATGGCCCTGGGTGCCTTTCTCGCCGGCGTGCTCCTCGCCGACTCCGAGTACCGGCACGAGATCGAGGCCGACATCGAGCCGTTCAAGGGCCTGCTGCTGGGGCTGTTCTTCATGGCCGTGGGCATGACGGCGGACCTGGGGCTGCTGCGGGATGCGCCCGGGGCTGTCATCGGGCTGGCTGCCGGGTTGCTGGCGCTCAAGGCGCTGACCATCGCCCTGGCCGCCCGTCTCTACGGCCTGCCCGGCCGTGACGCCACGGATCTCGGCGTGCTTCTCGCCCAGGGCGGCGAGTTCGGCTTCGTGCTGCTCACGGCCGCGGCGGCGGAAGGGGTGCTCGGCGCCGGTCTGGTGGATCGGCTCGTGCTCGCCATCGCCCTGTCCATGGCGGCGACGCCGCTGCTCTTCGCCGCCTCCGTGCGCTGGCTGCGGCCGCGCCTCGCCGCACGCCGGCGGCGCCGGTTCGACGTGCCCGAGGAGCATGCGCCGGAAGTGATCATCGCCGGCTTCGGGCGCTTCGGTCAGATCGTCGGGCGCGTCCTGCGGGGGCTGCGAATCCCCTACACCGTGCTGGAGGTCAACCCCGAGCAGGTGGACCTGGTCCGCCGCTATGGCAACACCGCCTACTATGGCGATGCCTCCCGCCTCGACGTGCTGCGCTCGGCTGGAGCGGAGCAGGCCCGCATCCTGGTGCTGGCCATGGACGACGTGGAGGCGTCGGTGCGCACCGCAAAGCTGGTGCACCGGCATTTCCCGGGATTGCGGGTGTTCGCCCGTGCCCGCGACCGCCATCACAGCCACCTGCTGACCAATGCCGGCGTGACCTGGGTGATCCGCGAGACGCTGCTCTCCAGCCTCGAGCTCACCCGCGGGGTGCTCGCTGCGCTCGGCCTGCCGGCCGACCAGGCCGAGCGCGCCGTTGTCACCTTCCGCGAGCAGGACGCCCAGGCGCTGGAGCGCCAGCGCGCGGTGTTCCGTGACGAGCAGGAGCTGATCCAGTCCGTGCAGGCGGCGGCCCGGGAGCTGGAGGCGCTGTACGAGGCAGATGACGCCCTGCCGGACCCTGGGGAGGCCTTGCCCGGGGACCGGAATGGGGGCGACGCGCGGACGGATAGGCAATGA
- a CDS encoding Dps family protein, with the protein MAEAAPAINIGIEENAREEIAGGLARLLADSYSLYVKTHNFHWNVTGPMFQTLHDMFEQQYTELAEAVDEIAERIRALGSPAPGSYTQFSRLTSIPEETGHPDAQEMIRQLVSDQETVVRTAREVFPVVDRANDEPTADLLTRRMQVHEKTAWMLRSLLE; encoded by the coding sequence ATGGCCGAAGCCGCACCTGCCATCAACATCGGCATCGAGGAAAACGCCCGCGAGGAGATCGCCGGCGGTCTCGCGCGTCTGCTGGCGGACAGCTACTCGCTGTACGTCAAGACCCACAACTTCCACTGGAACGTCACCGGTCCGATGTTCCAGACCCTGCACGACATGTTCGAGCAGCAGTACACCGAGCTCGCCGAGGCGGTGGACGAGATCGCCGAGCGCATCCGTGCCCTGGGCTCCCCGGCGCCGGGCAGTTACACGCAGTTCTCGCGGCTGACCTCCATCCCCGAGGAGACCGGCCACCCGGACGCGCAGGAGATGATCCGCCAGCTCGTCTCCGATCAGGAGACCGTGGTGCGGACCGCGCGGGAGGTGTTCCCGGTGGTGGACCGTGCCAACGACGAGCCCACGGCCGATCTGCTCACCCGGCGCATGCAGGTCCACGAGAAGACCGCCTGGATGCTGCGCAGCCTGCTGGAGTGA
- a CDS encoding DUF1850 domain-containing protein, whose protein sequence is MARRWPGPARWRGAALVLALVLPLPALAGGARLEVVTDDGRILARLPLQAGERWCVLWEHSVAGFTVRDCYTYRDGRMVLVASHQPDFAAGLGHVPGRGVQRSDGNGGYWIRGIDEPVPGDRYRLRVGSERVNHRIRHRDRVTSLSAQAAGEAVTLRLREGGG, encoded by the coding sequence ATGGCGCGACGCTGGCCCGGCCCCGCGCGCTGGCGCGGGGCCGCCCTTGTGCTCGCTCTTGTGCTGCCGCTGCCGGCGCTGGCCGGCGGGGCGCGGCTGGAGGTCGTCACCGACGATGGCCGTATCCTGGCGCGCCTGCCGTTGCAGGCCGGCGAGCGCTGGTGCGTGCTCTGGGAGCACTCGGTGGCCGGCTTCACCGTGCGCGACTGCTACACCTATCGCGACGGGCGCATGGTGCTGGTGGCGAGCCATCAGCCGGACTTCGCCGCCGGCCTCGGGCACGTCCCCGGGCGCGGCGTGCAGCGCAGTGACGGCAACGGCGGCTATTGGATCCGCGGCATCGACGAGCCCGTGCCCGGGGACCGGTACCGATTGCGGGTCGGCTCGGAGCGCGTGAACCACCGCATCCGACATCGTGACCGGGTCACCAGCCTCTCCGCCCAGGCCGCGGGCGAAGCGGTGACGCTGCGGCTGCGCGAGGGCGGCGGATGA
- a CDS encoding putative bifunctional diguanylate cyclase/phosphodiesterase, producing the protein MLPRLRLIKPPNPLGFALTVSVVYAAVSLAWILLSDDFIAAVARDPQQLTLLSKIKGVLFVLAMTIGLGVLVYRLACRRAQLANALLAVREDGVTGLPNRRVLEEALADRCTQTHGSADEFGLILLDVANLTRVNTGLGRSAGDRFLRAVGERLHGLVEATELVARLEGDIFAVLLRQAPTEGRVRGLADAVAAALATPVEIDGVALGVDAHIGLARAPADGNTPAQLLDAAMHGLQAGKRTGRRNTVTTVSAYGGNAREPLEREGALRKAVRQGALEAWLQPVVSLASGQVTGAEALVRWPRTDGGITPPGEFIPLAEATGLIGDITAFMLERVTDWGARWHRRRHAPITLGVNLSGLDLQGDGVVPLVRRLLAEHRLPGQFLMLEITESRFMQDPHGARDMLEELRALGVRIAIDDFGTGYSSLSYLHRLPLDCLKIDRSFVHQASRVSGRRTLFGAIASLGRGLGLTTVAEGVENLADARLARDLGCDALQGYLVSPPLPAATFAERYLGDTPVAVPAITALGHTPARVAGRHR; encoded by the coding sequence ATGTTGCCCCGCCTGCGCCTGATCAAGCCACCCAATCCGCTTGGCTTCGCGCTGACCGTCTCGGTGGTCTACGCGGCCGTGTCCCTGGCCTGGATCCTGCTGAGCGACGACTTCATCGCCGCCGTCGCCCGCGATCCGCAGCAGCTGACGCTGCTCTCCAAGATCAAGGGGGTGCTGTTCGTCCTGGCCATGACCATCGGGCTCGGCGTGCTGGTCTACCGCCTTGCCTGTCGCCGCGCCCAGCTCGCCAACGCCCTGCTCGCCGTGCGCGAGGACGGCGTCACCGGACTGCCCAATCGCCGGGTCCTGGAGGAGGCGCTCGCCGACCGCTGCACGCAGACCCACGGGTCCGCGGACGAGTTCGGCCTGATCCTGCTCGACGTCGCCAACCTGACCCGGGTGAACACCGGCCTGGGCCGCTCCGCCGGTGACCGCTTCCTGCGCGCCGTCGGCGAGCGCCTGCACGGTCTCGTGGAGGCCACGGAGCTGGTGGCGCGGCTAGAGGGCGACATCTTCGCCGTGCTGCTGCGTCAGGCGCCCACCGAGGGCCGTGTGCGGGGGCTCGCGGATGCCGTCGCGGCGGCACTCGCCACACCGGTGGAGATCGACGGCGTCGCCCTCGGCGTCGACGCCCACATCGGCCTCGCCCGCGCGCCGGCGGACGGCAACACGCCGGCACAGCTGCTGGATGCGGCCATGCACGGCCTGCAGGCCGGCAAGCGGACGGGCCGGCGCAATACCGTGACCACCGTCAGCGCATACGGGGGCAACGCCCGCGAGCCCCTCGAGCGCGAGGGTGCCCTGCGCAAGGCGGTGCGCCAGGGCGCCCTGGAGGCGTGGCTGCAGCCCGTGGTTTCGCTCGCGAGCGGCCAGGTCACCGGCGCCGAGGCCCTGGTCCGATGGCCACGTACCGACGGTGGCATAACGCCCCCCGGGGAGTTCATCCCGCTGGCCGAGGCCACCGGGCTAATCGGCGACATCACCGCCTTCATGCTCGAGCGGGTCACCGACTGGGGCGCGCGCTGGCACCGTCGACGACATGCGCCGATCACCCTCGGCGTCAACCTGTCCGGACTGGACCTGCAGGGCGATGGCGTGGTGCCGCTGGTGCGCCGCCTGCTCGCCGAGCATCGCCTCCCGGGGCAATTCCTGATGCTGGAGATCACCGAGTCGCGCTTCATGCAGGACCCGCACGGCGCCCGCGACATGCTCGAGGAACTGCGCGCGCTGGGTGTGCGAATCGCCATCGACGACTTCGGCACCGGCTACTCGTCGTTGAGCTACCTGCACCGCCTGCCGCTGGACTGCCTGAAGATCGACCGCAGCTTCGTCCACCAGGCAAGCCGGGTCAGCGGCCGGCGGACCCTGTTCGGGGCCATTGCCAGCCTTGGTCGGGGGCTGGGCCTCACCACGGTGGCCGAAGGTGTGGAGAACCTCGCCGATGCCCGGCTGGCGCGCGATCTCGGCTGCGACGCGCTGCAGGGTTACCTGGTCTCACCGCCGCTGCCTGCCGCGACCTTCGCCGAGCGCTACCTCGGCGATACGCCGGTGGCGGTGCCGGCCATCACCGCCCTCGGTCACACCCCCGCGAGGGTCGCCGGGCGCCATCGCTGA
- a CDS encoding TRAP transporter permease: MSAEPTRRLLLVDPNAPLPVRWLLPPVAMALSLFQLYAAGIEPLGLFYQRGIHLALVLMLAFLMFPVFGEGRRRGWLGGLLDTAFFAGAVLTGFYLTWFLDDIVSRAGFWTETDIIVGCIAVLTLLEASRRAVGLGMTVIGLIAIAYALAGSRGELPWLGEWLPGILSHRGNSLERLVGQLYLGQEGIYGLPLGVAATYVFTFVLFGAFLEVTGAGRFFIDLSYAATGRQRGGPAKAAVLASAGMGSISGSAIANVVTTGAFTIPLMKRLGYRPEHAGGIEAAASTGGQIMPPLMGAGAFLIAEYTGTPYIDVVMVSVLPAIMYFATVYLLVHLIAIKENLRGMAGDELPRVRDVLRDGWHFLLPLAVLVGFLVQGLSPMRVGFYAIVTIVLAALVRGAWARLVTTSEAEPPARRLLAGAGGALGLGIHALQLAARNAVAVSIACAVAGIIVGVVGLTGLGLKFSSMMIAFSGGNIVLALLIVIIASLVLGMGLPVTASYIVLIVLVGPALHNDFGIPLLIAHLVVFWYSQDSNVTPPIALAAFAASAIAGSRPMATSVQAWKFAKGLYLIPLFMVFNEPLIMGGPWLVVAWNAVIALAALGAFAAAVEGWLFTRLAWATRIAIGVAMAAVFQPTLWVEVAGVGAIALLVAGNALAAYRLRSAAA, translated from the coding sequence ATGAGCGCGGAGCCGACGCGCAGGCTGTTGCTTGTCGACCCGAATGCGCCGCTGCCGGTGCGCTGGCTGCTGCCGCCGGTGGCGATGGCGCTGTCCCTGTTCCAGCTCTACGCGGCGGGGATCGAGCCCCTGGGGCTGTTCTACCAGCGTGGCATCCATCTGGCGCTGGTCCTGATGCTGGCCTTCCTGATGTTTCCGGTCTTCGGCGAGGGCCGGCGTCGGGGCTGGCTGGGCGGACTGCTGGATACGGCCTTCTTCGCCGGCGCCGTGCTCACGGGCTTCTACCTCACCTGGTTCCTCGACGACATCGTCTCCCGCGCCGGATTCTGGACCGAGACCGACATCATCGTCGGCTGCATCGCGGTGCTGACACTGCTCGAGGCGAGTCGGCGGGCGGTGGGCCTCGGCATGACGGTGATCGGCCTGATCGCCATCGCCTATGCGCTGGCCGGCTCCCGCGGCGAGCTGCCGTGGCTCGGCGAGTGGCTGCCCGGCATCCTGAGCCACCGGGGCAACAGCCTCGAGCGCCTGGTAGGGCAGCTCTATCTCGGGCAGGAGGGCATCTACGGTCTGCCGCTGGGCGTCGCCGCCACCTATGTCTTCACCTTCGTCCTGTTCGGGGCCTTCCTGGAGGTCACCGGGGCCGGGCGCTTCTTCATCGACCTCTCCTACGCCGCCACCGGGCGCCAGCGGGGCGGCCCGGCCAAGGCGGCGGTGCTCGCCTCCGCGGGCATGGGCTCGATCTCCGGCAGCGCCATCGCCAACGTGGTGACCACAGGCGCGTTCACGATTCCGCTGATGAAGCGGCTCGGCTACCGCCCGGAGCACGCCGGCGGCATCGAGGCGGCGGCGAGCACGGGTGGGCAGATCATGCCGCCGCTGATGGGCGCCGGGGCTTTCCTGATCGCCGAATACACCGGCACCCCCTACATCGACGTGGTGATGGTGAGCGTGCTGCCGGCGATCATGTACTTCGCCACGGTGTACCTGCTGGTACACCTGATCGCCATCAAGGAGAACCTGCGGGGCATGGCGGGAGACGAGCTGCCGCGGGTGCGCGACGTGCTGCGGGACGGCTGGCACTTCCTGCTGCCGCTGGCCGTGCTGGTGGGGTTTCTGGTGCAGGGCCTCTCGCCCATGCGTGTCGGCTTCTATGCCATCGTCACCATCGTGCTGGCAGCGCTGGTCCGCGGCGCCTGGGCGCGGCTCGTGACCACCTCGGAGGCCGAGCCACCGGCACGGCGGCTGCTGGCCGGGGCCGGCGGGGCGCTCGGGCTCGGGATCCATGCCCTGCAGCTCGCGGCGCGCAACGCCGTGGCGGTGAGCATTGCCTGTGCCGTGGCCGGAATCATCGTCGGCGTGGTGGGCCTGACCGGTCTCGGGCTCAAGTTCTCCTCGATGATGATCGCGTTCTCCGGCGGCAATATCGTCCTGGCCCTGCTCATCGTCATCATCGCGAGCCTGGTGCTCGGCATGGGCCTGCCGGTGACGGCGAGCTACATCGTGCTGATCGTCCTGGTGGGGCCGGCCCTGCACAACGACTTCGGCATCCCGCTGCTGATCGCGCATCTGGTGGTGTTCTGGTATTCGCAGGACTCCAACGTCACCCCGCCCATCGCGCTGGCGGCGTTCGCCGCCTCGGCCATTGCCGGCAGCAGACCCATGGCCACCAGCGTCCAGGCCTGGAAGTTCGCCAAGGGGCTGTACCTGATTCCGCTGTTCATGGTCTTCAACGAGCCGCTGATCATGGGTGGGCCGTGGCTGGTGGTGGCCTGGAACGCGGTGATCGCCCTGGCCGCGCTGGGGGCCTTCGCCGCGGCGGTGGAGGGCTGGCTGTTCACGCGCCTTGCCTGGGCGACGCGCATCGCCATCGGGGTGGCCATGGCAGCGGTTTTCCAGCCGACGCTCTGGGTCGAGGTCGCCGGGGTCGGGGCCATCGCCCTGCTGGTCGCGGGCAACGCCCTTGCCGCCTACCGCCTGCGCAGCGCGGCGGCGTAG
- a CDS encoding TAXI family TRAP transporter solute-binding subunit codes for MQFGKALLFSLLLGVAASAGAQQQLSIATGGTGGTYYPYGGGLAELIGEHVDGYTASAEVTGASVENMALIHRQEVELAIALADTVRQAYEGSGDFEGRQVADVRALASIYPNAVQIVTLADSGIETLSDLRGKRVSTGAPGSGTEINARTVLESNGITYDDIEVERLNFNETADALRDGDIDAGFWSVGPPTSSIINLATTRDIRIISLSEEEIENALAAEPVFAPFTLAGGTYEGVDEDVRTVGVPNVLTVNAAMPEELAYQITRTLFEEVEALIEIHPAANSTTVEFSLDATPIPLHPGALRYYEETGAEVPERLRQ; via the coding sequence ATGCAGTTCGGCAAAGCGTTGCTCTTCAGCCTCCTGCTTGGCGTGGCGGCCAGCGCCGGCGCCCAGCAGCAGCTGTCCATCGCCACCGGCGGCACCGGGGGCACCTACTACCCCTACGGCGGCGGCCTCGCCGAGCTCATCGGCGAGCATGTGGACGGCTACACCGCCAGCGCCGAGGTCACCGGCGCCTCGGTGGAGAACATGGCGCTGATCCACCGCCAGGAGGTGGAGCTCGCCATCGCTCTGGCCGACACCGTTCGCCAGGCCTACGAGGGCAGCGGCGACTTCGAGGGGCGGCAGGTGGCGGACGTGCGCGCACTGGCGTCCATCTACCCCAATGCGGTGCAGATCGTCACCCTGGCGGATTCCGGCATCGAGACCCTGTCCGACCTGCGGGGCAAGCGAGTCTCCACCGGCGCCCCGGGCAGCGGCACCGAGATCAACGCCCGGACGGTGCTGGAATCCAACGGCATCACCTACGATGACATCGAAGTCGAGCGGCTGAACTTCAACGAGACCGCCGACGCCCTGCGCGACGGCGATATCGATGCCGGCTTCTGGAGCGTGGGCCCGCCCACCAGCTCGATCATCAACCTGGCCACCACGCGGGACATCCGCATCATCAGCCTGAGCGAGGAGGAGATCGAGAACGCCCTGGCGGCGGAGCCGGTGTTCGCCCCGTTCACGCTGGCCGGCGGGACCTACGAGGGCGTGGACGAGGATGTCCGCACCGTGGGCGTCCCCAACGTGCTCACGGTCAATGCGGCGATGCCGGAGGAGCTTGCGTACCAGATCACCCGCACGCTGTTCGAGGAGGTCGAGGCGCTGATCGAGATCCATCCGGCGGCGAACAGCACGACGGTGGAGTTCAGCCTGGACGCCACGCCCATTCCGCTGCATCCCGGGGCGCTGCGCTACTACGAGGAAACCGGCGCCGAGGTGCCGGAGCGACTGCGGCAGTAG
- a CDS encoding methyl-accepting chemotaxis protein translates to MRVNLPVTGRECPVGADERLISTTNLKGVITSANDAFCRVSGFAHEELVRKAHNLVRHPDMPESVYQDFWDTLKAGRPWMGVVKNRCRNGDHYWVSAFVSPVFQAGEQVGYQSVRRQATPEQKARAERLYARLRRGRSVPGGRLRALLPWVTGIAAAVLGVAAGAGVATGAYATGGAAAGLALLAAGYGPWCQARRNARLEARSRAIFSNDVGAETYGGGPDAAGCAVLALEMQESRIDALQTRLSALMDSLADEARGAGEAASTNRRAIDGQRDDIDQVATAMNEMSATVQEVARSGNEASEAAGQAAREAESGHGVVTSAGRAMTQLAAEVHEAAQAMDRVDADARAIGKVLEVIGGIAQQTNLLALNAAIEAARAGESGRGFAVVAEEVRALALRVSEATGEIEQTIDRLTGGSKAATGVMERGERSARSVADEVTRAVSAFEAVQAAVGRIHDMNAHIATAAEEQSATAEEINRNVQRVNGAVGTTADQAEASAAAAGRLVEMVDELQGLLRQFR, encoded by the coding sequence ATGCGCGTCAATCTCCCGGTTACCGGGCGCGAATGCCCGGTGGGCGCCGACGAGCGCCTGATCAGCACCACCAACCTGAAGGGCGTGATCACCAGCGCCAACGACGCCTTCTGCCGGGTCTCCGGTTTCGCCCATGAGGAGCTGGTGCGCAAGGCGCACAACCTGGTGCGCCATCCGGACATGCCGGAGTCGGTCTACCAGGATTTCTGGGACACGCTGAAGGCCGGCCGGCCCTGGATGGGCGTGGTCAAGAACCGCTGCAGGAACGGCGATCACTACTGGGTGAGCGCCTTCGTCTCGCCGGTGTTCCAGGCCGGCGAGCAGGTCGGCTACCAGTCGGTGCGCCGCCAGGCGACGCCGGAGCAGAAGGCGCGGGCGGAGCGCCTGTACGCGCGGCTGCGCCGGGGCCGGAGCGTGCCGGGCGGGCGGCTGCGCGCCCTGCTGCCCTGGGTGACCGGGATTGCTGCCGCGGTGCTGGGCGTCGCGGCCGGCGCCGGCGTCGCCACCGGTGCCTATGCCACGGGCGGTGCCGCCGCGGGCCTGGCGCTGCTGGCGGCCGGGTACGGACCCTGGTGCCAGGCCCGGCGCAACGCCCGGCTGGAGGCCCGCTCGCGGGCGATCTTCAGCAATGACGTCGGTGCCGAGACCTATGGTGGTGGGCCGGATGCCGCCGGCTGTGCCGTGCTCGCCCTGGAGATGCAGGAGTCGCGGATCGACGCCCTGCAGACCCGGCTCTCGGCGCTGATGGACAGCCTTGCCGACGAGGCCCGGGGTGCCGGCGAGGCGGCGTCCACCAACCGGCGCGCCATCGATGGCCAGCGGGACGACATCGATCAGGTGGCGACGGCCATGAACGAGATGTCCGCCACCGTCCAGGAGGTCGCGCGCAGCGGCAACGAGGCCTCGGAGGCCGCGGGGCAGGCGGCGCGGGAGGCGGAGTCCGGGCATGGCGTGGTCACCAGCGCCGGTCGGGCGATGACGCAGCTGGCCGCGGAGGTGCACGAGGCGGCCCAGGCCATGGACCGGGTGGACGCCGACGCACGTGCCATCGGCAAGGTGCTGGAGGTCATCGGCGGGATCGCCCAGCAGACCAACCTGCTGGCGCTGAACGCCGCCATCGAGGCGGCCCGGGCCGGCGAGTCCGGGCGTGGCTTCGCCGTGGTGGCCGAGGAGGTGCGGGCGCTGGCGCTGCGGGTGAGCGAGGCCACCGGCGAGATCGAGCAGACCATCGACCGGCTCACCGGCGGCAGCAAGGCGGCCACGGGTGTGATGGAGCGCGGCGAGCGCTCGGCGCGGTCGGTGGCGGACGAGGTGACCCGGGCGGTGAGCGCCTTCGAGGCGGTGCAGGCCGCCGTCGGCCGCATCCACGACATGAACGCGCATATCGCCACCGCCGCCGAGGAGCAGTCGGCCACGGCGGAGGAGATCAACCGCAACGTGCAGCGGGTGAACGGTGCGGTGGGCACCACGGCGGATCAGGCCGAGGCGAGCGCCGCCGCGGCGGGCCGTCTGGTGGAGATGGTGGACGAGCTGCAGGGGCTGCTGCGGCAGTTCCGCTAG